In Shewanella sp. VB17, a single genomic region encodes these proteins:
- a CDS encoding DUF4255 domain-containing protein has protein sequence MNQHLKFKFELAEDIVIVSNLVGHDGSLSSNINNRVVLFLINIEKETAVKVSVPPLINSNGLSNVKPIFLNLYLMVVANFTDNNYNESLKFMSSVISYFQLEPVFNHQNSPDLDQNIEKIILDIENIERHEQSNVWSMLGAKYMPSILYKIRMVTIDPKATVSRISQLSEAEVSTGTKE, from the coding sequence TTGAATCAGCATTTGAAATTTAAATTTGAATTGGCTGAAGATATTGTGATCGTTTCTAATTTAGTTGGGCACGATGGTAGTCTAAGTTCGAACATTAACAATAGAGTTGTACTATTTTTAATAAACATTGAAAAAGAAACGGCTGTTAAAGTAAGTGTGCCTCCACTTATCAATTCCAACGGTTTATCTAATGTTAAGCCTATATTTCTCAATCTTTATCTTATGGTTGTCGCCAACTTTACTGATAATAATTATAATGAATCACTTAAATTCATGTCGAGTGTCATTAGCTATTTTCAACTTGAACCTGTTTTTAATCATCAAAACTCCCCTGATTTAGATCAAAATATAGAAAAAATAATCTTAGATATCGAGAACATTGAAAGGCATGAACAAAGTAATGTATGGAGCATGCTAGGCGCTAAGTATATGCCATCAATTCTGTATAAAATCAGAATGGTGACCATAGATCCTAAGGCGACGGTATCAAGAATAAGTCAACTCTCAGAAGCAGAAGTATCAACGGGTACAAAGGAATAG
- the yjjX gene encoding inosine/xanthosine triphosphatase, translating to MLTKISPSYDEKVGQLNSINVIVGSMNPVKIQASKYALNQLFPNAIIHCQGTHAPSGVAAQPMTKEETLQGAINRVEYCQNLENGLTADLVIAIEGGVDQFAHGPATFAYVVIANKNQQMIGCSAQLPLPPMIYQALNEGEELGNVMDRLFNTDNIKQKGGAIGLLTQGAATRESIYTQALILAMSPLLNTKLYQT from the coding sequence ATGCTAACCAAGATATCACCATCTTATGATGAAAAAGTTGGCCAACTTAACAGTATCAATGTCATTGTTGGATCCATGAATCCAGTTAAAATCCAAGCTTCAAAATACGCACTCAATCAATTATTCCCCAACGCGATCATTCATTGCCAAGGAACTCACGCTCCCTCAGGTGTTGCAGCACAGCCTATGACCAAAGAGGAAACGTTACAAGGTGCGATCAACAGAGTTGAATATTGCCAAAACCTTGAAAATGGCCTAACCGCTGATCTTGTTATTGCCATAGAGGGAGGTGTTGATCAATTTGCTCATGGTCCAGCAACATTTGCTTATGTGGTTATTGCCAATAAAAACCAACAAATGATTGGTTGTAGTGCGCAACTTCCCCTTCCTCCTATGATTTACCAGGCATTAAATGAAGGCGAAGAACTCGGCAATGTAATGGACAGACTGTTTAATACCGATAACATCAAGCAAAAAGGAGGAGCAATAGGACTATTAACCCAAGGAGCAGCAACCCGAGAAAGTATCTATACTCAAGCACTCATATTAGCCATGTCTCCTCTATTAAACACCAAGCTCTATCAAACCTAG